A window of Oncorhynchus tshawytscha isolate Ot180627B linkage group LG10, Otsh_v2.0, whole genome shotgun sequence contains these coding sequences:
- the tmem53 gene encoding transmembrane protein 53, which yields MEDDGMDYNIVFPDALISERHWHGTKEPVVILLGWAGCRDKHLAKYSSIYNEQGCVTICYTAPLKTVFVSESFGYKELSNTAHKLLEILYDYEVENSPIFFHVFSNGGFMLYRYIVELLHSHKQFSTLCIVGTVVDSAPGSGNVRGALRALTATLGPKINVMLRCVLLALFAVTVFLLRVVLYPITKYIHKNHYDAIREHPPTWPQLYLYSRADRVIRYSDVELMVKTLKEKGVSVESFDFKTPAHVSHFRDFPEEYSKRCLDFLTNCMKDSTVQIKKRHLIQH from the exons ATGGAAGATGATGGCATGGACTATAACATTGTGTTTCCAGATGCATTGATCTCGG AAAGACACTGGCATGGAACAAAGGAACCAGTTGTCATACTGCTGGGATGGGCTGGTTGCAGAGACAAACATCTTGCCAAGTACAGCTCCATTTATAACGAACAG GGTTGTGTCACTATTTGCTATACTGCGCCCTTGAAGACAGTATTCGTCTCTGAATCATTTGGCTACAAGGAGCTGAGTAATACTGCCCACAAACTACTTGAGATACTCTATGATTACGAGGTGGAAAACAGCCCTATATTTTTCCACGTGTTCAGCAACGGGGGATTCATGCTGTACCGCTACATTGTTGAGCTCTTGCACAGTCATAAACAGTTCAGTACCCTATGTATAGTTGGGACTGTGGTGGACAGTGCCCCAGGCAGTGGAAATGTGAGGGGGGCATTACGGGCTCTTACAGCCACTCTGGGACCCAAAATCAATGTGATGTTGAGGTGTGTTCTCTTGGCACTGTTTGCTGTAACTGTTTTCCTGCTTAGGGTGGTTCTGTACCCCATAACCAAGTACATCCACAAGAACCACTACGATGCCATCCGGGAGCACCCTCCTACCTGGCCCCAGCTGTACCTGTACTCCAGAGCTGATCGAGTGATTCGGTACAGTGATGTTGAGCTCATGGTCAAGACTCTAAAGGAGAAAGGGGTGTCTGTGGAAAGTTTTGACTTCAAAACCCCAGCCCACGTGAGCCATTTCCGTGACTTTCCAGAGGAGTACTCCAAGAGATGCCTGGATTTCCTGACCAACTGCATGAAGGATTCAACAGTGCAAATAAAAAAGCGACACTTGATCCAGCATTGA